CATATTGTGCTGGATTATCAGAAGCAGGAACTGGTGCGGGTGACCCTGCCGGGGCAGGTCAGTGCCGAGGCAGGCTCAACGGCGACGGTCACCGCACAGGTGAGCAGTAAATATGGGCTGTCGCGAATTGAGTGGGACAGTGCGAGTCTGGTGGCGGCGGGTGGGGCGCTGACGACGGTGTCGCCACAGGCAGTGGCCATCACGCTGCCGGCCTATGCACCTGCCAACAGCAATACCAACAGCAGCAATATTCACACCGTAGGGGCTATCGCGTATGACCGTCAGGGCAATGTGTCGTCACGGGCGACGATGCAGGTGACCGTGATACCGGGCACGGTCATTGCACCGCAGTTGACGGTGACCACGGACAACGCGCCGGCCAACGGCATCTCCACCAATGGGGTGCAGGCGACCGTAACGGATGCGAACGGGAGTCCGGTGGCCGGTGAGGCCGTGACGTTCAGTGCGGGCAACGGGGCCACCATTACCACCGTGATTGGCACCACCGGCGCAGACGGTAAAGCCACGGCGACATTGACCAACACCACAGCAGGCACCGCCACCGTGACGTCCAGCCTGAGCAACGGGGGCAGCGCAACAGTGAACACCACCTTTGTGGCGGTGCCGACATTACCGTTTACGGATATCGCCGTCAACGGAGCGACATTCACGGTTGATGCGGGGTTCCCGAGTACCGGCTTTACCGGGGCAGAATTTACGTTAAATGCTACCGGACAGGCGAGTGACTACACCTGGAGCAGCGACAGTAGCTGGGCCACGGTGGACAGCACCGGTAAGGTGAGCTTTACGCAAAAAGGCACTGCTACCCCCGTGACCATCACCGCCACACCGAAGTCAGGCGGCGACCCGCTGAGTTATACCTTCAGGGTAACTGACTGGTTTATCAACAATGGCGACACAGGAATGACCTGGAGTGACTCTGCCGCCTGGTGTACGGCACAGGGGGCAACGCAGCCAGCAGTGGCCGGGTTAACGCTGGGTTATGACACCCGCGGTGTCAGCTCATTGTGGTCGGAATGGGGCGACATGGATAACTACGGTGGTTCCGGTTTCAGCAGCTACGGCTATTGGACGTCTGAGGCCAATGGTGATGGCTACCACTACGTCGTCGACCTGGACGATGGCCTCGTCGACAGACTCAACGACCGCTTCAGCACCTATGTTGCGTGTCGGCAGGGTCTTTAGCTTTTAGTTTTTAGGCTTTAACCTTGGGGTTGTTGGTGTTAATTGTGTTTTTATGGGCATTCAAGATGGACAGTATTGTCAAGCTGCCCATCAAGGGCGCAGAGACTGGGGTAGCGGCTATCAGATAAATTGTCGCCAATACTTTCTGCGATTTTAAAACCCTGACCGCCGACAACGGCTCTGAATTCGCCCACCGCAACCAGTGCGACAGATACTGTGCCACCCGGACCTGTCGCTGTGACGCGCTCAGGTGGCGGGTCTGCTCATAAAGCCGGCGCAGTTTCTGCAGCATGTTGTTCACGGCACGGGGGGCGGGGTCACCGCCCTCCTTGTCATTCAGCCAGAACCCCATCCAGTCCGTTCCCCTGGCGATACGCCCGATGAACGTTTTTCCCGGATGCTTTATGAACCCGTGGCACGTGAGGAACTGGTTTAACACTTTTACGGCCCGACGCAGGTGATGCCGCATAATTGGGGGCGTCAGTGTACCAATAGATTCAGTCAATCAACTCAACCCGAATAAGTGTGCAATCACTACTTGGAACTTCAATGTCAAAACCATCACTGCCTCTAACCCAAACCATAGCCTCACCATCATCCCCATCTTCACTGGGTTTATTGGTCAATAATTCATACTCTTCATTATCAATCATCACCAATACTTTGGTTTGCAGAGGCTGCACATTCTGATTGCTTACCAGTCGGTTAGACGTGATTAGAGATTCCTGAGGCTCAGTCGGCTGGGTGTTGGCTTCATTATGACTACCGTCAATAGCAATTACAGTTTGCTCTATACCAATAATCTGTGGGGTAGCCGTGATGACGGGCTCCTGAGGCTCCGTCGGCTGAGAATTTGAAGTGGGAATGCCACTCTCTGTCGGTATTTGGCTCTGGTTTTCAGGTGACTTTAGTGCATTGTCATTCAGGGGTTCGGTCAGCTTGATTTTCCCTTTAGCAATATCCAACCATTTCTGGGCTTCAGGACGCCCCAATCCACCTTGATCTTCAGCTTGGGCAATAAGTTGTTCAGCAGATTCGGGACTAATCTTGTACAATTCTGAAAGAATATTGAGAGTCTCAACATAGGTGACAATATTTTTGTTATAAAGCTCAACGACAGCTTCAGGCATTTCCAGCAGTTTCAGATGTTTTGAGACAAAGGGCGATTTTTTTCCGATACTCTCGGCAATATCAACAACTTTCATACCTGCTTGACGCAAATCATCAAATGCTTTAGCCAGTTCCAAGGCAGTTAGATCGTTTCGGGCCACGTTCTCAACTAACTGACCAATAATACGATCATGGGTAGTCAAGCCCTTAGCTAACGAACGGTCGACAAATGCTCTTACTGGCTCATTATTAAGCTTACATGCTCGCCATCTTCTCTCACCAATATAGATACAATATCTGCCATCTTCATCAGCAGGGAATACGGTGATCGCTTGCTTTTGTTTGCCGCCTTTTAGCGTCTTGGCCAGGGCCTCTATCTCTTCAGGGTCAAAATAGGTCCGAACCTGTGGATTTGAGTAGATTTTGCTGGTATCCATCCAAACGACTTCTTCCACATCTTTCTTGGGGCGAATCAGTGAACCCAGCGCAGGGGTCTTATTGTTATCTGCTCGAGCAGCGGCGGCGAATTTATTCTTGCTCATCATCATTCTCCTGATGTTCAATCCTGGTCATAATCTCTTGGGCAAGATCGGTAAATTGCATCGCAGGTTCCGAAGCCGGTGCGTAATCCAAAATAGATTGTGCTAATAACTGTGCCTCACTGATCTTTGGTGAAGTCCCAATAATGGGCTTCATCAGTAAATCGCCATATTGCTCATCCAAAGATGATAAATAAGCATCTTGAATATTCAGCAATTTATGTTTGGTTCTATTCACGAAAGTGGCCTTGTTAATCACTACCCCCAATAATCGTAAGTCGTGGTCGAACTGACTGATGGTATTATTGGCAGTGGTAATTTGTAGGCGAATGCCTTTCTTAGCGAAACGAGCGAGTTCTGTTGGGATAACCAACCAATCAGATGACCGGTGTGCTGCTGCCAACAGATTACCAAAGGAAGGTAAGGTATCGATAATGATGATATCAAAACAATCCTTAACCTCCTGAATTCGTTTATGAAATATATCGACCACTGATAGATTATCACTTTGAGTCTGGGCCAAATCTAAACTGGAACCAATCAAATACAAGTTATTGCTAATGCGCAGAGGTCTGAATGTCTTATCTGGCGTAAACATATTCCAGACATGCGATACCCCTGGTACAAATATCTCCGCATCGATCTCTGGTTCAATTTCCAAAGGAAACGTTTCATCTTCACGGAAAAATTGCTCAGTAAGGTTTGCCTGAGGGTCCATATCGATGGCCAATACCTTATAGCCTTGTTTAGCGTAGGCAGCTGCTACATAAGCCGCTATAGTGGTCTTACCTACCCCACCTTTCTGGGCAGAAATTGCAATGACCTTTTTACGCGGTTTATAAGTATCATCTGGCTCAGCAAAAATTTGACCGACTTGAATATCAAATTCATTTTCAATCTTGGCAATCAACTCTTCCGGCATAACACGGAAATTAGAGCTTCCTTCAGGCGCAATATAAGATTTCAAAGTCCTCAGCGGAATACCAAGACGATCTGCAATCGTATCCCAAGTAACTTTACCGGCCTTTAACTTCACTTTTCTAAGTAAAAATGCTTGTGGGGTCATTCTAGGCGACATTTTTAATCCTTTCATTAAAAGGCCCTCACAGAACTGCCATTGTGCCGAATGCCAAGCATGGCCATAGACACAGATTTATTAAAAGGCTTCAGTTCGCGCTGTTGGGTCAGCTGATTAATACGGGCTTTGATTTTCTCTTTATTGATCTCGCCAAAAAAAACACAAAGATCTTTATTTTTCATGGCAGGTACTCGTACATGCTCACTTTTTTTAACTTGGGAATATCGCAGAGCAAGTGCTAGAATACTGTTCTGGTTCATCGGGCATTCCTTCTCTCGTTATCTCGATGCGAAGTGGAGGCTGTGACTCTTGCCGGGGTACAGCCTCCAAACCGCTGTGTTCTTTTCGTGTGCTTGATTCACGCATAGTACACGCAAAGGACACGCACCATCAAGACCTAATCAAAATAATTCCCTCTTTTTTGAGAAATTCATCACAAAAATGCCTAGCACGTTACTAACCTTAATCCAATGAAATCAGGTGTTCACCTAATTGCAATGATATATCAATACTGAAATAGTTAGTAAAACATGCATTTTACGTTGAGAAAGAGAGGAAAGTTAATCATGTGTCTTTCGAGTGTTAATGTACAAGATCTCGGTGCTGCTTTGGCAGCATCAAAGAAAGTAATAATTTATTGAATCCAAAGACATTTCTACAAAAATTGGTTAACTTGATAACATTTGGTGGTGTTACGAGGGCTAATATAGAGGAGTTCACTAGCTTCAGAACTGCTATTTTAAATGCAATTAAACTCGTATCAGGCGATAAGCAACAACAATTAAGTTGCCTGGAGCGAATAGATTTTGAATGGGGGGGGATATAGTATTTGTATTACTCCAGGAGTTTTAGATACCACCGAATGCAGTATTACTAGTAATAAGGAAGAGTTACCGTTAATCCCGTTAAAGTCTGAAGCGCAGGTAAATTTTAAGGCTTTTTTGGCTTACATTTGTACTCCGGCCCACGATATTCCCACTAAGTCTTTGGAGAAAGGAACGGATTCTACAATCCGTAAGCTACAGGATGATTGTATCAATGCGTTGGGAATAAATCCGATCTATATACCCGAATCTGAACGAACACCTTTTGACAACAACGAATTATCGTCTGCTGACGTAGTTCTTTTGAATGAACCAACAGAACCCGTAACGGAGGCTTATAGTCAATGCTACTTTTCAGAAAATAATGAGGTTCTGTTTGGATCTCATTGTTCGTTATCATTTGAATCATTTGGAAAAGCCTGTAACGAATGGCAAGAAGAGGCTAATAGGAAAAATAAAACCATCATCACTCCAATCGGGTTACTGCATAGACCTGGTATCTTAAGTGAAGATCATGAAGTCCTTTTGGTATGCCGTCCAAACCAAAGACCACGAATTTATGACAGTAATCATTCTGGCTCATACAAAAACGTGGAGGTAATATTTACCGGAAGACAGGGGCGTTTGGATATCAAAAACTGCTGGAGGTACGTACTTCAGGAAGCAACGTATATGATAAGTCAGCTAAATATAGGTGTTCCGCCGGAAAAACTTCGAAGCTACACAGAGTAATGGGATAAATATTTTTGTATTTATTTAGACGTTTATATGATTACCTAAAATCGTGTGATTAATAAATCAGTATTCATGACTCTGGGTATTAATATCTAAGGGTAGAAAGAGCTTATGGGTATGTGAATAGACGCAACTAAAGTGCAAAGTTTTGACTTAATTTTCTAGTTCAAAACCGCCCCGGTTCAATAATATTGCTGGAATTATTGTGCATCAAGTTTCGCTTACTGATCTGGGGTATTATACTGGAAAAATTGGTAGGAGTACCCTCCTCTGACCGTATTTTTGCTAACATCAAACACTAGATGCGGTATAAAAATGGGCATTGAAACGCAAAATGCATACTTATCCACAGATATGGTGGATAAGTTCGGTATAAATATGTGAATTACACTTTCCTACATAAGGATAATTGTAGTGGTCAATAAAAATTGGCCCCGACTTTAGAGTTTTTCCAGAACAATCGTTCTGATTCATTCGGCGTCAAACCACCATTATATTGATGAGGTCTGAGCTAGCTGCAATATCCCATTATGTAATTCGTTATCGCTGTGCTGGCTTCGCTAAAATTAGCGTATCCATTATCCGGCACCCACTCCGTTTTCAGACTTCTAAAAAAATGTTCCATCGGGCTGTTGACGCTCCTATGTCAAGAGCTGACGATTTGCATGCGCGAAGTCTGATATCTCCACAGTAACTGTCTGAAACTTCTGCTGATATAGTGGCCGCCTTGGTCCGAGTGATACAGTAAATTAGCAGGCTTTCCTCGTGCTTCCCAGGCCATGGACGGCGCTTTCGCGGTCAGGGCCGAATCCGGGGAAAACGATATCGCCCAGCCAATCAAGCCTTTTTTAGGCTTTGTCGCATTAGTGACATGAAGTTGGCCAAAGTTGCGTTGTCGGTTATTTAGGCAGCCAGCAAATAGAATTGTTCCGCGAGTGACAATCCCTCACTTTGCGGATGTTGATATTGCCCTTTTCGTATCATGTTGCTCAGTTCGATGCCGGCCAGGATCGTTTGTGCCCGCCGAAACGATTTGAATCCCAGCATCGGTCGACTCCGACGTTTGATATTTCGGTGATCTTGCTCAATCAGGTTGTTCAGGTACTTACTTTGCCTGACGGTAATCGCTTCCTCATCGGGTTTGTCGGCGTTGAGCGTGGCCAAAGCTGCGGTGTTAGCCCCACTTTTATCGATAGTGACAACCTCGGGTTCGCCGTGATGGCGAATAGCCTTGCGAAAGAAGCGTAATGCGGCTGCAGAGTCCCGTTTGGCGGTCAGCAAAAAGTCGATGGTGTGACCTGCTGTATCGACCGCCCGATACAGATACTTCCACTGGCCTTTGATTTTGATGTAGGTTTCATCCATGCGCCACCGCCGACCTACTGTGTGCTTGTGTCGGCGAAAAACCTTATCTAACAACGGTACCAAGCGGATAACCCAACGATGCAGAGTGGAGTGGTCAACAAGAATACCGCGCTCTGCCATCATCTCTTCGAGGTTACGCAGGCTCAGGGCATAAGCGAGATACCAGCGAACACACTGAGCGATAACATCAGTGGGGTAATGCAGGCGACGGAAGGCTTTTCGGATGAGAGACATGGGCAGGCAACATCGTAAAAAAACAGCATGTTACCTGACGACGCCTTAATGCGACAGAACCCAATATCATGGTACGTCCCACAGATTTTCATGTTCTCCGGAATGAGCGGATATTGATATCTTCAGATCACGATATGCTATATTTATGTGTTTTCTTCTTAAAAAAAAGCTTTAGATTATCATGCCAATCACTAATGGAAACGAGGCACTTCGTACCTTTCAAAAGGTCTCTGCCTCTGCAGAACTACTCACACAAGTAACGTCTGATACCTCGGCAAAAAAGAAATGGAGCCAGATGGATGGTGGGGAAAAATTATTGCATGTTATTACATTAGGTTTTTACTCTCCAAAGTTCAACACCGAGCAAATACAAGAGGCAAGGTCTCTAATGGATCCGCTCAAGCAGATAACGGAAACATCGTGGCAAGCTGTTTACAATGACGGTTCGGCAATATATCTATCAAAAAAGGATGATGAGTCGGTGTCAGCAACGACGTGGAACCTTACTCAAAATAAACCTTTT
This window of the Yersinia enterocolitica genome carries:
- a CDS encoding DDE domain-containing protein, whose amino-acid sequence is MSLIRKAFRRLHYPTDVIAQCVRWYLAYALSLRNLEEMMAERGILVDHSTLHRWVIRLVPLLDKVFRRHKHTVGRRWRMDETYIKIKGQWKYLYRAVDTAGHTIDFLLTAKRDSAAALRFFRKAIRHHGEPEVVTIDKSGANTAALATLNADKPDEEAITVRQSKYLNNLIEQDHRNIKRRSRPMLGFKSFRRAQTILAGIELSNMIRKGQYQHPQSEGLSLAEQFYLLAA